Proteins from one Acropora muricata isolate sample 2 chromosome 9, ASM3666990v1, whole genome shotgun sequence genomic window:
- the LOC136927643 gene encoding uncharacterized protein codes for MSEVTTFTTTSSPVRRLVSPLSSVKSRNIAKGATTTNDYSGQREDELASNSHGFTRSNISTPRVDSWILGKVTVEQRDKFTLYKIEVNDGEKSWIIYRRYKDFVLLNKKLRRLYPQFRLSLPERRIFKNNFAKDFIERRQRGLEEFSRNLFHHCDLASSDVVQKFYRLCNPPQPSENFEASRNFCLSLERQLADLKQKFRDQSVEYNAVKGELAQIKCQKEENQGPANVCQQKQDDLAAAIKDLSGQLAIALGNEKKAQEELEVLKEEMNAERASVQATRVIEKQKRELAVNKQIEDFNKSKEALDKRIDSLAAAVGQLPKVQVEIAGRKLEVDASDGMSEHAAHLQRALNDSRSQLEKIHLNALEMYKREEEDLKTECHRAALFAKARAEEVELLKAQMSDLQKRYQDAVQAQDDYISQITKKFNDLQTNAVSTEEKYFYSLVIGMKLNMAVCGYPVDHINHFKPQKLFEQVRNLGLSIEHWPSWLSRELSTASATPVDNEDEEE; via the exons ATGTCGGAAGTTACCACCTTTACGACAACTTCTAGTCCCGTTCGACGGCTTGTAAGTCCGTTGAGCTCTGTAAAGAGCAGAAATATTGCCAAAGGAGCAACGACAACAAACGACTATAGCGGTCAGAGGGAAGATGAACTTGCTTCAAATTCGCATGGTTTTACAAGGTCTAATATTTCTACGCCGAGAGTTGATTCTTGGATATTGGGAAAAGTAACTGTGGAACAAAGAGATAAGTTTACG CTGTATAAGATTGAGGTTAACGATGGAGAGAAATCGTGGATAATTTACCGACGTTATAAAGATTTTGTGCTTTTGAATAAGAAG TTGCGAAGGCTCTACCCCCAATTTCGACTGAGTTTACCAGAGAGGCGTATTTTCAAGAACAATTTTGCGAAAG ATTTCATTGAAAGACGCCAGAGAGGTCTTGAagaattttcaagaaatttgtttCATCATTGTGACCTTGCCTCTAG tgatGTTGTCCAGAAATTTTATCGATTGTGCAATCCACCTCAACCCAGTGAAAATTTTGAAGCAAGTCGG AACTTTTGCCTGTCTTTGGAAAGGCAGCTAGCAGATTTAAAGCAGAAGTTCAGAGATCAGAGTGTTGAGTACAATGCTGTTAAGGGTGAATTGGCACAAATAAAGTGTCAGAAGGAAGAGAACCAGGGCCCAGCCAACGTTTGTCAACAAAAACAGGATGATCTAGCAGCCGCTATCAAG GACTTGAGTGGTCAACTTGCTATTGCTTTAGGGAATGAAAAGAAAGCTCAAGAAGAGTTGGAGGttctaaaagaagaaatgaatGCAGAAAGAGCATCAGTTCAAGCTACCAGGGTCATTGAAAAGCAGAAAAGGGAACTTGCTGTCAATAAACAAATTGAAGATTTTAACAAGTCAAAGGAAGCATTGGATAAAAGAATTGACTCCCTTGCAGCAGCCGTGGGCCAGCTACCCAAGGTGCAAGTTGAGATTGCAGGAAGAAAACTTG AAGTGGATGCCAGTGACGGAATGTCAGAGCACGCAGCTCATCTCCAGAGG gcTCTAAATGACTCAAGAAGTCAACTTGAAAAAATTCATCTCAATGCCTTAGAG ATGTATAAACGAGAAGAAGAGGACCTGAAGACTGAGTGTCATCGAGCAGCCTTGTTTGCAAAG GCCAGAGCTGAGGAAGTTGAGTTATTAAAGGCGCAAATGAGTGATCTACAAAAAAGATATCAAGACGCAGTCCAG GCTCAGGATGATTACATTTCACAGATTACGAAAAAGTTTAATGATCTTCAAACTAATGCCGTTTCTACTGAAGAG AAATACTTTTACTCTCTTGTGATTGGTATGAAGCTCAACATGGCTGTGTGTGGCTACCCAGTGGACCACATCAATCACTTTAAGCCACAA AAACTATTTGAGCAAGTTCGAAATCTTGGACTCTCAATCGAACATTGGCCCAGTTGGCTATCACGTGAACTGTCAACTGCATCAGCCACACCGGTCgataatgaagatgaagaagaataa
- the LOC136929364 gene encoding synaptic vesicle membrane protein VAT-1 homolog translates to MEKGEHKEEPAAQTEGEIKSEEKEEEKKEEPKKAQEEEKIRSIVLTGYGGYSKIQIQKSRKPQPTDGRVVIRVHACGLNFAQIIQRQGIYPSPKKPPFVMGMECAGTVEELGENVTDLEVGTRVVCLMYNGAWSEYVSVPVDNCFPLPESMSFEDAAALPVNYLTAYFMLFHCANLGRRKSVLIHMAAGGVGIAATQLCKTVEGVTLFGTASSSKHETIKANGINHPIDYRTEDYVQAVKKICPEGVDIVLDSLGGSDTKKGFNLLKHLGIIVIFGNASSVSESKGLFSSTKNWFQGVTFNPMQLFKESKTVCGFDLKEIGNFPELKKEAMTDLFKLYREGKIKPHIDHVFAFEEVGKAMKKMHERKNVGKIILSPMKEPEPEPEPKPKAASSKTAGSKTAAEAEVPKEGEAEAKTEETETKPEKEDDKKEEVKVEAKEESKEELKEEPKDEAKEEAKEEPKEEAKEEPKEEAKEEPKEEAKAEEKKKTEEAKPDEKEEAAS, encoded by the exons ATGGAGAAGGGAGAGCATAAGGAGGAACCTGCTGCTCAGACTGAGGGAGAAATAAAAAGCGAAGAGAAAGAAGaggagaaaaaggaagaacCGAAGAAGGCACAAGAAGAAGAGAAGATTCGAAGTATTGTGCTTACCGGTTACGGTGGATATAGCaaaatacaaattcaaaaatcCAGAAAGCCACAACCCACCGACGGCCGCGTTGTGATCCGTGTTCACGCATG tggACTCAATTTCGCTCAAATAATACAGCGGCAAGGGATATATCCGTCTCCCAAGAAACCTCCATTTGTAATGGGCATGGAATGTGCTGGAACCGTAGAGGAACTTGGAGAAAATGTCACAGATCTAGAG gtTGGTACTCGTGTGGTATGCTTAATGTACAATGGAGCCTGGTCGGAATATGTCAGTGTGCCTGTAGATAATTGTTTTCCCTTGCCAGAGAGCATGAGCTTTGAAGATGCTGCTGCACTTCCAGTCAATTACCTTACGGCTTATTTTATGCTTTTCCATTGTGCCAATCTTGGACGCCGAAAAAGTGTCCTTATCCACATGGCAGCTGGTGGAGTG ggtATAGCAGCTACTCAACTTTGTAAGACTGTTGAAGGAGTTACTCTGTTTGGTACTGCTTCATCATCCAAg CATGAGACCATTAAAGCTAATGGGATAAATCACCCCATTGACTACAGAACAGAAGACTATGTTCAGGCAGTGAAGAA GATCTGCCCAGAAGGAGTAGATATTGTTCTTGATTCCCTGGGAGGCTCAGATACaaagaaaggattcaacctTCTGAAACACTTAGGCATCATTGTCATATTTG GCAATGCAAGCAGTGTAAGTGAATCAAAGGGCCTCTTTTCTTCAACCAAGAAT TGGTTTCAAGGTGTGACATTCAACCCAATGCAGCTGTTTAAAGAAAGCAAGACCGTTTGTGGGTTTGATCTGAAAGAAATTGGAAACTTCCCTGAATTAAAGAAGGAGGCCATGACCGATTTGTTCAAGTTGTACCGTGAAGGCAAGATCAAACCCCACATTGATCATGTATTTGCATTTGAAGAG GTGGGCAAGGCAATGAAAAAGATGCATGAACGAAAGAATGTTGGTAAAATCATCTTGTCACCCATGAAGGAGCCAGAACCTGAACCAGAACCCAAACCGAAAGCGGCATCCTCAAAAACAGCTGGCTCGAAAACGGCAGCAGAAGCTGAGGTTCCCAAAGAAGGG GAGGCAGAAGCAAAAACAGAGGAGACGGAAACAAAACCAGAAAAAGAAGATGACAAGAAAGAGGAGGTCAAAGTTGAGGCGAAGGAGGAATCGAAGGAAGAATTGAAAGAGGAACCGAAGGACGAAGCGAAAGAAGAAGCCAAAGAGGAACCGAAAGAGGAAGCCAAAGAGGAACCGAAAGAGGAAGCCAAAGAGGAACCGAAAGAGGAAGCTAAAGCGgaggagaagaaaaaaacagaggAAGCTAAACCCGATGAAAAGGAAGAAGCAGCTTCATAA